Proteins from a single region of Paenibacillus sp. BIHB 4019:
- a CDS encoding ABC transporter ATP-binding protein yields MSSTSGTDKYDKKERFIYKDDDAIEKPFNWAQVGRLFVYMKPYKRQLIPAIFMMIIGTLTRLATPALVILAIDEAIQPADGAASLPKLYLYAGLMLLLYVVQWAANSYRIKYTNIIGQKVIYDLRHDLFKHIQKLSFRFFDKRPAGSVLVRITNDVNALQDLFTNGVVNLLMDCVQLLGIVVILLVWNFKLGLAIMVTVPLMFIVSTALRKRIRFAWQDVRMKQSRINAHLNESIQGMKVTQAYVQEKDNMRFFDYMNTVNVKSWNKASALNQAFGPVIEITSAIGTFILFWYGAHLIQQGAITIGLLVGFANYIGNFWDPINRLGQMYSQLLIAMASSERIFEFIDEEPTVNEKGAAKALPNIHGDVVFDNIIFEYEKGRQALKGISLEAKAGQSIALVGHTGSGKSTIINLLCRFYDPVSGSVKIDGKDIRDVTIESLRSQVGIVMQDTFIFSGTIRDNIRYGRLEASDADIVEAAKAVHAHDFIMNLPDGYDTEVEERGNILSMGQRQLLSFARALLANPRILILDEATASIDTDTELKIQEALKALLAGRTSFMIAHRLSTIRNADEIIVLDHGRIVERGKHEALIAQKGVYNGLIEAQYRFLSA; encoded by the coding sequence ATGAGCAGCACTTCCGGCACGGATAAATACGATAAAAAAGAACGTTTTATTTACAAAGATGATGATGCGATCGAGAAGCCGTTTAACTGGGCGCAGGTGGGCAGATTGTTCGTTTACATGAAGCCCTATAAGCGCCAGCTGATCCCGGCCATCTTCATGATGATTATTGGCACGCTTACGCGGCTCGCGACTCCCGCCCTCGTCATCCTCGCGATTGACGAAGCCATTCAGCCAGCTGATGGCGCGGCAAGCTTGCCAAAGCTGTACTTGTATGCCGGCTTAATGCTCTTGCTGTATGTGGTGCAATGGGCTGCCAACAGCTACCGGATCAAATATACGAATATTATTGGGCAAAAGGTCATTTATGACCTGCGGCATGATTTGTTCAAGCATATCCAGAAGCTTAGCTTCCGCTTCTTCGACAAACGTCCGGCAGGCTCCGTGCTTGTGCGGATTACGAATGACGTTAACGCCCTTCAGGACTTGTTTACGAACGGAGTCGTCAACCTGCTGATGGACTGCGTGCAGCTGCTTGGAATCGTTGTTATTTTGCTGGTTTGGAATTTCAAGCTGGGGCTTGCAATCATGGTAACGGTACCGCTCATGTTTATCGTTTCGACCGCGCTGCGCAAGCGGATCCGTTTTGCATGGCAGGACGTTCGGATGAAGCAATCGCGAATTAATGCCCACTTGAACGAAAGCATCCAGGGGATGAAAGTAACGCAAGCCTACGTTCAGGAAAAAGACAATATGCGTTTCTTTGACTACATGAATACGGTCAATGTGAAATCATGGAATAAGGCCTCGGCGCTCAACCAAGCGTTTGGCCCGGTTATTGAAATTACGTCAGCTATCGGGACATTTATTTTGTTCTGGTATGGCGCCCATCTGATTCAGCAAGGTGCGATTACAATCGGCTTGCTCGTCGGCTTCGCCAACTATATCGGCAACTTCTGGGACCCGATTAACCGGCTTGGCCAAATGTATTCCCAGCTGCTTATTGCAATGGCATCTTCCGAGCGCATTTTTGAATTTATCGATGAAGAGCCAACGGTAAACGAGAAGGGCGCAGCGAAGGCACTGCCGAATATTCACGGCGACGTCGTATTTGACAACATTATTTTTGAATATGAAAAAGGGCGCCAAGCTCTTAAAGGCATTAGCTTGGAAGCCAAGGCAGGCCAATCGATCGCTCTCGTTGGGCATACGGGCTCAGGCAAAAGCACGATCATCAACCTGCTTTGCCGGTTCTATGATCCCGTAAGCGGCAGCGTGAAGATCGACGGGAAGGATATCCGCGACGTAACGATTGAAAGCTTGCGCTCTCAAGTCGGCATCGTGATGCAGGATACATTTATATTCTCGGGAACGATTCGCGACAATATTCGTTACGGCAGGCTTGAGGCATCGGATGCGGATATTGTGGAAGCGGCTAAAGCGGTTCATGCCCATGATTTCATTATGAATTTGCCGGATGGCTACGATACGGAAGTAGAGGAGCGCGGCAACATTTTGTCGATGGGCCAGCGCCAGCTGCTTTCCTTCGCCAGAGCATTGCTTGCAAATCCGCGCATTCTCATTCTCGATGAAGCGACGGCAAGCATTGATACCGATACGGAGCTGAAAATCCAGGAGGCGCTCAAGGCGCTGCTTGCTGGACGGACCTCCTTCATGATTGCCCATCGCCTGTCAACGATCCGCAATGCCGATGAAATTATCGTGCTGGACCATGGCCGCATCGTCGAGCGGGGCAAGCATGAAGCGCTTATTGCGCAAAAGGGCGTATACAATGGGCTGATTGAAGCCCAATATCGTTTCTTGTCAGCTTAA
- a CDS encoding dynamin family protein: MAEMTVQRIEEATILAAREMADAGDALHAKQVMEVNSKLAEGRLTVAFCGHFSAGKSTLINRLCGAQLLPSSPIPTSANVVSIRGGAEALASIITEKDGEASSLSVPLEDLDRYCVDGEQFQSVSITYPTERLGNHTVLLDTPGIDSTDDAHRMATESALHLADVVFYVMDYNHVQSEINFAFAKQLKDWGKPLYFIVNQIDKHRERELTFADYRKSVEEAFQAWHLEPAGIVYLSLRQPDHPHQEWEALTQLLDELKELREPLAAYSVDASLRHLAAEHLKWCEMQDEPEKERLLAEAGGEEEAQRVKAEQGELTVQMEQFKAEPERLRLELRREMQALVDNAIITPAPVRDLAHAFLESRKPGFKTGLLFAGAKTAAEQERRAELFCHDFAGQVNAAVDWHVKDLLRRAAERIGYAAETLEQQLAEQFSWQPDASWLIQRVNTGAVFGNEYTMTYTRELAAEVKELYRKRGNELIDALTAHVAAASEAAAADVRGRLAALDAQAGALGLLAALAERAAQHAAQVARALPQPVARPALPAPKRAAADASARAGLDGGAADAAAGPGRASEAAQRGDRAAAGDAAAASAGGAPQHAPRAQAALGSGEALSQQHGAAARLLSAAALLTPHAPLAAAAQAMQDKANRLRSSRFTIALFGAFSAGKSSLANALIGEPVLPVSPNPTTAAINRLVPPSGEHEHGTAGVVMKSRDAVLEDLRYSLALLGEDASDAALPDAAALMRAIDRLSPDAIHAGGRPHYSFLRAARAGWEAHESLLGQRLTVSQAEYERFVAEESRSCYVSEIELYYDCELTRQGIVLVDTPGADSVNARHTGVAFNYIKNADAVLFVTYYNHAFSQADRQFLMQLGRVKDQFELDKMFFLVNAADLAADQEELAGVLKHVEQNLLQHGIRSPRLYPVSSLDGLDAKQSGDGELLARSGIDAFERSFLHFVSEDLGRLAIDAAEQEIVRAAATVNGWLNSATGDAATREQERSQLAALQEQAQLLLASFRSSEAPPQQAQELSELLYYVVQRQQLRFGEFYNYAFNPSVLQDDGRDLKKMIWTAWLDLQRQIQMELAQELQATSLRLERILNGLLRKQFDSCASELAALLAGYQSIPYETAAIPTPEIDVDWTTTDITGKWLWSRFKSPRQFFEGDGKGQLRKELEALLIPSLQQWMAVQNGQWTERYSALWKKYAEQSGEQLQQDVVNYVEGKRISLADNADVGQLRELHEQLIHLHSATIV, translated from the coding sequence ATGGCTGAAATGACGGTACAACGCATTGAGGAAGCAACAATCCTGGCGGCCCGCGAAATGGCGGACGCAGGTGATGCGCTGCACGCCAAACAAGTTATGGAAGTAAACAGTAAGCTGGCCGAAGGTCGGCTTACTGTTGCTTTTTGCGGTCATTTTTCCGCAGGCAAGTCCACGCTGATCAATCGGCTGTGCGGGGCTCAGCTTCTGCCTTCCAGCCCGATACCGACCAGCGCGAACGTAGTGTCCATAAGAGGCGGAGCAGAGGCGCTGGCAAGCATCATCACGGAGAAGGACGGCGAGGCCTCTAGTCTTAGTGTGCCTTTGGAGGATCTGGATCGCTATTGCGTAGACGGGGAGCAGTTCCAATCGGTCTCGATTACGTATCCAACAGAAAGATTAGGCAATCATACGGTACTTCTGGATACGCCGGGCATTGATTCTACGGATGATGCACACCGGATGGCAACGGAATCAGCGCTGCATTTGGCGGATGTCGTGTTTTATGTGATGGATTACAATCATGTGCAATCGGAAATTAATTTTGCGTTTGCGAAGCAGCTTAAGGATTGGGGCAAGCCGTTATATTTTATCGTTAATCAGATTGATAAACACAGGGAACGCGAGCTAACGTTTGCTGATTACCGCAAAAGCGTAGAAGAGGCGTTTCAAGCATGGCATTTGGAGCCAGCGGGAATCGTTTATTTGTCGTTGCGCCAGCCGGATCATCCGCATCAGGAATGGGAGGCGCTTACGCAGCTGCTTGACGAGCTGAAGGAATTGCGCGAGCCGCTTGCTGCTTACAGCGTCGACGCTTCGCTGCGCCATCTTGCAGCAGAGCATTTGAAATGGTGCGAGATGCAGGATGAGCCGGAGAAGGAACGGCTGCTTGCCGAGGCAGGCGGAGAAGAGGAAGCACAGCGGGTGAAGGCGGAGCAAGGCGAGCTGACTGTCCAGATGGAGCAGTTCAAGGCTGAACCGGAACGGCTGCGTCTGGAGCTGCGCCGTGAAATGCAGGCGCTGGTAGACAATGCGATCATTACGCCAGCTCCGGTGCGTGATTTGGCGCATGCGTTTCTGGAAAGCAGAAAGCCGGGCTTCAAGACGGGGCTGTTGTTCGCGGGCGCGAAGACGGCGGCCGAGCAGGAACGCCGTGCTGAGCTGTTCTGTCATGATTTTGCAGGGCAAGTTAATGCGGCTGTTGATTGGCATGTAAAGGACTTGCTGCGCCGCGCCGCTGAGCGGATTGGCTACGCAGCGGAAACGCTGGAGCAGCAGCTTGCCGAGCAGTTCAGCTGGCAGCCGGATGCTTCCTGGCTCATCCAGCGCGTAAATACGGGAGCCGTATTCGGCAACGAATATACGATGACGTATACGCGCGAATTAGCCGCGGAGGTGAAGGAGCTTTACCGGAAGCGCGGCAATGAGCTGATCGACGCGCTGACGGCGCATGTGGCAGCGGCGAGCGAGGCAGCCGCTGCTGACGTAAGAGGCCGGCTTGCGGCGCTTGATGCGCAAGCCGGGGCGCTTGGGCTGCTTGCGGCGCTGGCGGAGCGCGCCGCGCAGCATGCGGCGCAGGTCGCTAGGGCGCTGCCGCAGCCAGTGGCGCGGCCGGCGCTGCCGGCGCCGAAGCGCGCAGCGGCGGATGCCAGCGCGCGCGCAGGTTTGGACGGCGGCGCGGCAGATGCCGCCGCCGGGCCGGGCCGCGCGAGCGAAGCTGCGCAGCGCGGCGATAGGGCGGCAGCGGGCGACGCTGCTGCCGCAAGTGCCGGTGGCGCGCCGCAGCACGCGCCACGAGCGCAAGCTGCGCTCGGCAGCGGCGAAGCGCTGTCGCAGCAGCATGGCGCAGCCGCGCGCTTGCTCAGCGCAGCCGCGCTGCTGACGCCGCACGCGCCGCTAGCCGCGGCCGCGCAGGCGATGCAGGACAAGGCGAACCGGCTCCGCAGCAGCCGGTTCACAATCGCGCTGTTCGGAGCGTTCAGCGCGGGCAAATCCTCGCTCGCCAATGCGCTTATTGGCGAGCCGGTACTGCCGGTGTCGCCGAATCCGACGACGGCGGCGATCAACCGTCTCGTGCCGCCATCGGGCGAACACGAGCATGGCACGGCAGGCGTCGTCATGAAATCCCGTGACGCCGTCCTGGAAGACCTGCGCTATTCGCTCGCTTTGCTCGGCGAAGACGCTTCTGACGCTGCGCTGCCGGACGCTGCCGCTCTTATGCGCGCGATCGACCGCCTGTCGCCGGATGCGATTCACGCCGGCGGACGGCCGCACTACAGCTTCCTGCGTGCTGCACGCGCAGGCTGGGAAGCGCATGAGTCGCTGCTTGGCCAGCGCCTCACCGTCTCCCAAGCGGAATACGAGCGCTTCGTAGCGGAGGAATCTCGCTCCTGCTACGTCAGCGAAATCGAGCTTTATTACGATTGCGAGCTGACGCGGCAGGGCATCGTCCTCGTCGATACGCCGGGAGCCGATTCCGTCAATGCCCGTCATACGGGCGTAGCGTTCAATTACATTAAAAATGCCGACGCTGTCCTGTTCGTCACTTATTACAACCATGCTTTTTCACAGGCAGACCGTCAGTTTCTCATGCAGCTGGGGCGGGTCAAGGACCAGTTCGAGCTCGATAAAATGTTTTTCCTCGTCAATGCGGCTGATTTGGCAGCCGATCAGGAGGAGCTTGCGGGCGTCCTCAAGCATGTAGAGCAAAATTTGCTCCAGCACGGCATTCGTTCACCGCGTCTTTATCCGGTTTCAAGCCTGGATGGTCTCGACGCGAAGCAAAGCGGCGATGGCGAGCTGTTAGCGCGTTCAGGCATTGACGCGTTCGAGCGCTCCTTCCTGCATTTTGTGAGCGAGGATTTAGGGCGGCTTGCGATCGACGCAGCTGAGCAGGAAATTGTCAGGGCGGCAGCTACCGTAAATGGCTGGCTGAACAGTGCCACAGGCGATGCGGCTACGAGAGAGCAGGAACGCAGCCAGCTGGCTGCGCTGCAAGAGCAGGCACAGCTGCTGCTTGCGTCCTTCCGGTCCAGCGAGGCGCCGCCTCAGCAGGCACAGGAGCTAAGCGAGCTGCTCTATTATGTCGTACAGCGCCAGCAGCTTCGTTTCGGAGAATTTTACAACTACGCCTTTAATCCTTCTGTCTTGCAGGATGATGGTCGCGATTTGAAGAAAATGATTTGGACAGCTTGGCTTGATTTGCAGCGGCAAATTCAGATGGAGCTCGCGCAGGAGCTGCAAGCGACTTCGCTGCGTCTGGAGCGGATTTTGAACGGCCTTTTGCGCAAGCAATTTGACAGCTGCGCGTCGGAGCTTGCCGCTCTGCTGGCGGGTTATCAATCGATCCCGTATGAGACGGCGGCCATTCCTACTCCGGAAATCGACGTCGATTGGACGACGACGGATATTACCGGCAAATGGCTGTGGAGCCGCTTTAAATCGCCGCGGCAATTTTTCGAAGGCGACGGCAAAGGCCAGCTGCGCAAAGAGCTTGAGGCGCTGCTCATTCCATCACTCCAGCAGTGGATGGCTGTCCAAAATGGACAGTGGACCGAACGCTACAGCGCGCTTTGGAAAAAGTACGCCGAGCAGTCAGGCGAGCAGCTTCAGCAGGACGTTGTCAACTATGTAGAGGGCAAGCGCATCTCGCTAGCGGACAATGCTGATGTGGGGCAATTGCGCGAGCTGCATGAGCAATTGATTCATCTGCATAGCGCAACAATTGTATAA
- a CDS encoding ABC transporter ATP-binding protein — MDVFRQLKRFYWVERKFLLTSIVCLMFATALGLVYPNLLRILIDDVIKEEQYGKVPALALTVVGVVTLKGLMQFLHGFFGGRLGNRVAFRLRNACYDKLQSLSFQYYDKAKTGDLMSRLTADLEAIRNFIGFGFAQILNVVLMVVFGGAMMLSIHWQLTLITLVTIPLLVFTALRFERKIHPAFQEMRRALSSLTTAVQENITGVRTVKSFAREPHEVNKFSVKNEAYQTNQIGAAIIWARYFPIMELCANISAVILLLAGGMLVIRGELKLGELVAFFSLTWYIIGPMWGIGFHINNYTQSKASGERVLNLLNEHVHVKNLEHAIVLDEQLVKGHVRFNNVTFNYPDNAPALTNISIDAPAGSVIGFLGATGSGKSTVIQLLMRAYNVKEGSITLDGMDIRDIDVNSLRRQMAPVFQETFLFSASIRTNLAYGMQDVTDEQIERAAKLAKAHDFIMEMPEGYDTIVGERGMGLSGGQKQRIAIARALIKNPHILILDDATSAVDMETEHEIQAGFKELMAGRTTFIIAHRISSLRHADEIIVLDQGIIVQRGTHQQLLAQPGPYRDTYKIQYADFPLEELEQAGSQRKEGAL, encoded by the coding sequence TTGGACGTCTTTAGGCAACTCAAACGATTTTACTGGGTCGAACGAAAATTTCTTTTGACCTCCATCGTCTGCCTGATGTTTGCGACAGCGCTCGGGCTCGTATATCCGAATTTGCTTCGCATCTTAATCGACGATGTTATTAAAGAAGAGCAGTATGGCAAGGTGCCTGCGTTAGCGCTAACGGTTGTGGGGGTTGTGACGTTAAAGGGATTGATGCAATTTTTGCATGGTTTTTTCGGAGGAAGGCTCGGCAACCGAGTAGCGTTCAGGCTTCGCAATGCTTGTTATGACAAGTTGCAATCGCTATCTTTTCAATATTATGACAAAGCGAAAACAGGCGATCTCATGTCGCGTTTGACTGCGGATTTGGAAGCGATTCGCAACTTTATCGGCTTTGGCTTTGCCCAAATTTTGAACGTGGTGCTGATGGTCGTATTCGGCGGAGCGATGATGCTGTCCATCCACTGGCAGCTGACGCTTATTACACTAGTTACGATTCCGCTGCTCGTGTTTACGGCTTTGCGCTTCGAGCGCAAAATCCACCCTGCCTTTCAAGAAATGCGCCGCGCGCTCAGCAGCCTGACGACAGCCGTTCAAGAAAACATTACGGGTGTTCGCACGGTGAAATCGTTTGCCCGCGAGCCGCATGAAGTGAACAAATTTTCAGTGAAAAATGAAGCTTATCAGACGAACCAGATCGGTGCTGCAATAATATGGGCTCGTTATTTCCCTATTATGGAATTATGCGCCAACATAAGCGCAGTTATTCTGCTTCTAGCAGGTGGAATGCTCGTCATTAGAGGAGAGCTCAAGCTAGGCGAGCTGGTTGCCTTTTTCAGCTTAACTTGGTACATTATCGGCCCGATGTGGGGGATTGGGTTCCATATTAACAACTATACGCAATCCAAAGCTTCCGGCGAACGGGTGCTGAATCTATTGAACGAGCATGTCCATGTGAAAAACCTCGAACATGCCATCGTGCTTGACGAGCAATTGGTTAAAGGGCATGTCCGTTTCAACAACGTAACGTTTAATTATCCTGACAATGCTCCGGCATTAACGAATATTTCGATTGATGCGCCGGCGGGCTCCGTAATCGGTTTCCTAGGAGCTACAGGCTCAGGAAAATCAACGGTTATCCAGCTGCTCATGCGCGCCTATAATGTGAAAGAGGGCAGCATTACGCTGGATGGCATGGACATTCGCGACATTGACGTGAACAGCCTGCGCAGACAGATGGCTCCTGTTTTTCAGGAAACGTTCCTGTTCTCGGCCTCTATCCGCACGAATTTGGCTTATGGCATGCAGGATGTAACGGATGAGCAAATTGAACGTGCAGCGAAGCTGGCGAAGGCACATGATTTTATTATGGAAATGCCGGAAGGCTACGATACGATTGTAGGTGAAAGAGGAATGGGATTGTCCGGCGGACAGAAGCAGCGGATCGCGATTGCCCGCGCCCTTATTAAAAATCCGCATATTCTCATTCTGGACGACGCTACGAGCGCTGTAGATATGGAGACGGAGCATGAAATTCAGGCGGGCTTCAAGGAGCTTATGGCGGGTCGCACGACCTTCATTATTGCCCACCGCATTTCCTCGCTGCGCCATGCGGATGAAATAATCGTTTTGGATCAAGGCATAATTGTGCAGCGCGGCACGCATCAGCAATTGCTTGCGCAGCCTGGCCCTTATCGTGATACTTACAAAATTCAATACGCCGACTTTCCGCTCGAAGAGCTTGAGCAGGCGGGTTCGCAGCGGAAGGAGGGAGCGCTATAA
- the purT gene encoding formate-dependent phosphoribosylglycinamide formyltransferase — protein sequence MYGSPLSGASRKLMLLGSGELGKEVALEAQRLGVETIAVDRYENAPAMQVAHRSYVADMLDGAALRRIIEQERPDYIVPEIEAIATETLVELEQEGFRVIPTARAAWLTMDREGIRRLAAEQLGLPTAAYRFADTLEELREATAALGFPCVIKPIMSSSGKGQSVCRSEAEIEACWSYAMEGGRAKKQRIIVEGFITFESEITLLTIRSVSGTSFCAPIGHVQKDGDYIESWQPHAMSTEEIKQAEDIARKVTEELGGYGLYGVELFLTQDGVLFSEVSPRPHDTGMVTMTTQDLSEFALHVRAVLGFPIPTIRLLSPGASHTLKADRESNQFRIGGVKEALALPHTQVRVFGKPETKVGRRMAVALSTAADVEQARETARQAAELLHITYGE from the coding sequence ATGTATGGATCACCATTGTCCGGAGCGTCGCGCAAGCTTATGCTGCTCGGTTCAGGAGAGCTTGGCAAGGAGGTAGCGCTTGAAGCGCAGCGGCTCGGCGTTGAGACGATTGCAGTAGATCGCTATGAGAACGCGCCGGCGATGCAGGTCGCTCATCGCTCTTATGTAGCTGATATGCTGGATGGAGCGGCTCTAAGACGAATCATTGAACAGGAGCGCCCGGATTATATCGTGCCGGAAATTGAAGCGATTGCAACTGAAACGCTGGTGGAGCTTGAACAGGAGGGCTTCCGTGTCATTCCAACGGCTCGCGCTGCGTGGCTGACGATGGACCGGGAAGGCATTCGCCGCCTTGCTGCCGAGCAGCTTGGCTTGCCGACGGCCGCCTACCGTTTTGCCGATACGCTGGAGGAGCTGCGTGAAGCGACAGCAGCGCTAGGTTTCCCATGTGTCATTAAGCCGATCATGAGCTCGTCTGGCAAAGGACAAAGCGTCTGCCGCAGTGAAGCGGAAATTGAAGCTTGCTGGAGCTACGCCATGGAAGGCGGTCGCGCGAAGAAGCAGCGGATTATCGTCGAAGGTTTTATTACGTTTGAATCGGAAATTACGCTGCTTACGATTCGCTCCGTATCAGGCACGAGCTTCTGCGCACCTATTGGCCATGTACAGAAGGATGGCGATTACATCGAATCGTGGCAGCCGCATGCGATGAGCACTGAGGAAATCAAGCAGGCGGAGGACATTGCCCGCAAAGTGACCGAAGAGCTGGGCGGTTATGGCCTCTATGGCGTCGAATTGTTCCTTACGCAGGATGGCGTGCTGTTTAGCGAGGTTTCTCCACGTCCGCATGATACAGGCATGGTTACGATGACGACGCAGGATTTGTCAGAGTTTGCCCTGCATGTTCGCGCTGTATTAGGGTTTCCGATTCCAACGATCAGACTGCTGTCGCCAGGCGCCTCGCACACGCTCAAAGCGGATCGTGAAAGCAATCAGTTCCGTATTGGCGGCGTGAAGGAAGCGCTGGCGCTGCCGCATACGCAGGTGCGTGTATTCGGCAAGCCGGAGACGAAAGTCGGCCGCCGGATGGCTGTTGCGCTCAGTACGGCTGCAGATGTAGAGCAGGCACGGGAAACAGCGCGCCAAGCGGCGGAGCTGCTGCATATTACATACGGAGAATAG